The Candidatus Methylomirabilota bacterium sequence CTGTACGCTCGGCGGCGATGGCACCGCCCTCCGTGTTTCTCGACGCGTGCCGGCGCCGGCCGACCGCGTTCACGCCGGTGTGGCTCATGCGCCAGGCGGGGCGCTATATGCCGGAGTACCGCGCCATGCGCGAGCGGCACGGCTTCCTCGAGCTGTGCAAGAA is a genomic window containing:
- a CDS encoding uroporphyrinogen decarboxylase family protein encodes the protein MAPPSVFLDACRRRPTAFTPVWLMRQAGRYMPEYRAMRERHGFLELCK